One Maribacter cobaltidurans genomic window carries:
- a CDS encoding type I restriction enzyme HsdR N-terminal domain-containing protein, translated as MEKWNELCFILSESIPSNASEQVFELKVIQAFEKLGWSHFKREISVRENIQLGASNRITPDIIIKSDDTNLFVIEVKNPSADLKNPNYQNQLSSYMRMLRLNFGILIGNEIKIFVDGSLVGSNQSELLERISFKKNNPKGLNFINLFQKETFSYENIERYIQKKIETIKENQTVENLKNEITTTEYAEYLKTELKNKLLREHSESVVEKVLEDFKIKIYDSTQTEIQRTIYVQSPQNSSDNYNGTSKELELAKIYKKVPVWFNKPNQKNSQILINYMRLREQKTPVTFFELEKACERIRNFRSSYQAMKTISERNNAKVFDEVGRIISLWEPGKSFVEKEYEKFKRRNSG; from the coding sequence ATGGAAAAATGGAATGAACTATGTTTTATACTTTCGGAAAGTATTCCTTCCAACGCATCTGAACAAGTTTTTGAACTTAAAGTAATTCAAGCATTTGAAAAGTTAGGCTGGAGTCATTTTAAACGAGAAATTTCGGTTCGAGAAAACATACAATTAGGAGCATCCAACAGAATTACGCCTGATATCATAATAAAATCTGACGACACAAACCTGTTCGTAATTGAAGTTAAAAATCCTTCTGCCGATTTGAAAAATCCAAATTATCAAAACCAACTTTCGTCTTATATGCGAATGTTACGCCTGAACTTTGGAATCTTAATCGGAAATGAAATCAAAATATTTGTTGACGGCTCTTTGGTCGGTTCAAACCAATCCGAACTTTTAGAAAGAATTTCGTTCAAAAAAAACAATCCGAAAGGTTTGAATTTCATCAATCTTTTTCAAAAAGAAACTTTCAGTTATGAAAATATTGAGCGCTATATCCAAAAGAAAATTGAGACAATAAAGGAAAACCAAACAGTTGAAAATCTCAAAAACGAAATCACGACAACCGAGTATGCGGAATATTTAAAAACTGAACTAAAAAACAAACTTTTAAGAGAACACAGCGAAAGCGTGGTCGAAAAAGTTTTGGAGGATTTTAAGATTAAAATATACGATTCAACCCAAACAGAAATTCAACGGACAATTTATGTACAAAGTCCTCAAAATAGTTCGGACAATTATAACGGAACTTCAAAAGAACTCGAATTAGCAAAAATCTATAAAAAAGTGCCTGTTTGGTTCAATAAGCCGAATCAAAAAAACAGTCAGATTTTAATTAACTATATGAGATTGCGAGAACAGAAAACACCAGTTACTTTTTTTGAACTCGAAAAAGCCTGTGAAAGAATTAGAAATTTCAGGAGTAGTTACCAAGCAATGAAAACAATTAGCGAAAGGAACAATGCAAAGGTATTTGACGAAGTTGGTCGGATTATTTCACTTTGGGAACCTGGAAAAAGTTTCGTGGAAAAAGAATATGAGAAATTTAAAAGAAGAAACAGCGGATAA
- a CDS encoding toxin-antitoxin system YwqK family antitoxin — protein sequence MKKITLLLLFLSNFIYSQSLVKTYYDPYSKTKLKEVYQVKPNTPTINGYYKLYDEYGNLLEQRSYTNNKLNGKSTTYLGANEASVTYGGINSLGKISTVSNYKNGKLNGEQLRYNFSKDGKRYLEFKQIYKNDKLVSNTIYFPNGQEKQILQIGKSYEYYENGNKFAEYVINENEQIDGQYLGWSKSGYLEVKGFLINGEKDGEWIEYKEDGTIKSKELYELGKRIPTQEEKELTQQKEIEKAKKEEEKRKLLKEKRLAEKKEAERIKRIEKEKFALTKKVNDQSKEYEREKKTVEKLYVVEDKAGSMLLSETVYKTKKKHLYNAYVIAINHLNSELKNTTDLQEKSELLSLALRLTDKMKGLRDSKSRDLEKKLKKIDQPTEILETLGLKK from the coding sequence ATGAAAAAAATTACATTGCTACTTTTATTCTTATCTAACTTTATTTACTCTCAATCTTTGGTAAAAACATATTATGACCCATATTCAAAAACCAAATTAAAAGAAGTATATCAAGTAAAACCGAACACACCGACTATCAATGGATATTATAAATTGTACGATGAATATGGAAATTTGTTAGAACAAAGAAGTTATACCAATAATAAACTGAATGGAAAATCGACAACCTATTTAGGTGCCAATGAAGCTTCAGTAACCTATGGCGGAATAAATAGTTTGGGTAAAATATCTACAGTTTCAAACTATAAAAACGGAAAATTGAATGGCGAACAACTGAGATATAATTTTAGTAAAGATGGCAAACGATATTTAGAGTTCAAACAAATATATAAAAATGACAAACTCGTTAGTAATACTATTTACTTCCCTAATGGACAAGAAAAGCAGATTTTGCAAATTGGAAAGAGTTACGAATATTATGAAAATGGCAATAAATTCGCTGAATATGTTATAAACGAAAATGAACAGATTGATGGCCAATATTTAGGATGGAGTAAATCTGGTTATTTGGAAGTAAAAGGTTTTTTAATAAATGGCGAAAAGGATGGCGAATGGATTGAATATAAAGAGGACGGAACTATTAAGTCTAAAGAATTGTATGAGTTAGGCAAGAGAATACCAACACAAGAAGAAAAGGAATTAACTCAACAAAAAGAAATAGAAAAGGCCAAGAAAGAAGAAGAAAAAAGAAAATTACTGAAAGAAAAGCGTTTGGCTGAAAAGAAAGAGGCAGAACGAATTAAAAGAATAGAAAAAGAAAAATTTGCTCTGACAAAAAAAGTCAATGACCAATCAAAAGAATACGAACGGGAAAAGAAAACTGTTGAGAAATTATATGTAGTTGAAGATAAAGCTGGGTCGATGCTTCTTAGCGAGACAGTTTATAAGACCAAAAAGAAACATTTGTATAATGCATATGTAATCGCAATTAATCATCTTAACTCGGAATTAAAAAATACGACTGATTTGCAAGAGAAAAGCGAATTACTAAGTTTAGCCTTACGACTTACAGATAAAATGAAAGGACTAAGAGACAGTAAAAGCAGAGATTTAGAGAAAAAACTAAAAAAGATAGACCAACCGACAGAAATATTGGAAACTCTCGGATTAAAAAAATAA
- a CDS encoding zinc ribbon domain-containing protein: MKKCPYCSELIQDDAIKCKHCGEWLNKKKTNLFSQAKSFIKEQKAKVEKKKNEHLYIPTADNPLIVQSIKFYPDKCVFPNTTINYADIETIEFKAETTTINFSSNTRILFALHHLSQNKITRTIIIGDIEDGIISSNSSKKEKEQVNLAYNFISKMTFKKRVLKYGDELIQKGYFTYKNKYLFHKNGDLEVDGEIKGNLKKANDSDELTWMPSYRGYNSSSFNPYEFSIKNKNAKWYKLLDKTTLIFTTYDKDVFDPMLLSFFKIGSFIPKDKMNTEVGKKIIPNDKNEPNKEDITNKKNISSVEEFPNFIEFITKFENENNTKLALVDNSIDNMGNKVCGHTQIVFDRNNQPKYIFKFLFVFSKIIKEISFSGFIIPWDNPKTEPNMDKVASIHTSSKIDLTINEYEKFHTELFKKSLEKHGLNPTEYKLSKE; encoded by the coding sequence ATGAAAAAATGTCCTTATTGTTCAGAATTAATTCAAGACGATGCTATTAAATGTAAGCATTGCGGAGAATGGTTAAACAAAAAGAAAACTAATCTTTTTTCTCAAGCTAAAAGTTTTATAAAAGAACAAAAAGCCAAAGTTGAGAAAAAGAAAAATGAACACTTATACATTCCAACGGCAGATAATCCTTTAATAGTGCAATCTATTAAATTTTACCCTGACAAATGTGTTTTTCCTAACACGACAATAAATTATGCGGATATTGAAACAATTGAGTTTAAAGCAGAAACTACAACAATAAACTTTTCATCAAACACTAGAATATTGTTTGCTCTTCATCATCTTTCTCAAAATAAAATTACTCGAACCATAATAATTGGGGATATTGAAGATGGCATCATTTCCTCAAATAGTTCAAAAAAAGAGAAAGAGCAAGTTAACCTTGCTTACAATTTCATTTCAAAAATGACTTTCAAAAAAAGAGTTTTAAAATATGGAGATGAGTTAATCCAAAAAGGATATTTTACATATAAAAACAAATATTTATTTCATAAAAATGGAGATTTAGAAGTTGATGGCGAAATAAAAGGAAATCTCAAAAAAGCAAATGATAGTGATGAATTAACTTGGATGCCATCTTATCGTGGATATAATTCATCATCATTTAATCCTTATGAATTTTCTATTAAAAACAAAAATGCAAAATGGTACAAACTTTTAGATAAAACAACATTAATATTCACAACCTATGATAAAGATGTTTTTGACCCTATGCTTCTATCCTTTTTTAAAATAGGCTCATTTATTCCAAAAGATAAAATGAATACTGAAGTTGGCAAAAAAATTATTCCAAATGATAAAAATGAACCTAATAAAGAAGACATAACCAATAAAAAGAATATTTCTTCAGTAGAAGAATTTCCTAATTTTATTGAATTTATCACAAAATTCGAAAACGAAAATAATACTAAATTAGCATTAGTTGACAATTCTATTGATAATATGGGAAATAAAGTTTGTGGTCATACACAAATAGTATTTGACAGAAATAATCAACCTAAATATATATTCAAATTTTTATTCGTTTTTAGCAAAATAATTAAAGAAATTTCCTTTAGTGGCTTCATAATTCCTTGGGATAATCCAAAAACCGAACCAAATATGGATAAAGTTGCTTCAATTCATACATCGAGTAAAATTGATTTGACTATAAACGAATACGAAAAATTCCACACCGAACTTTTTAAAAAATCACTAGAAAAACACGGGTTAAATCCAACAGAATATAAATTATCAAAAGAATAA
- a CDS encoding Shedu immune nuclease family protein, producing MKEQFQETKKLILFEEKVGDKKVVYRQHKEDEEKEFVKIYEQKGKDYFFDYDGQTIKQIELRDFEEIPYLFSSFGYGFSDNTVNSFFRYQFDDKRINKIIISEEIESKKVRKTLFLNLNDLSALISSTNQEQRACNDTKKILIKNFLVDIFPEIAFDYKETNNNKKLILRNLNQKLIDQLTADDIEKIGDFYVDASKKYKRADLVKRMTFGLQKNAQILTLQEIIAKYESLLKENPPESSWQKFFDEYITLFDTRYAHKINYKNIATGITKYPDLVLVDIYGYIDFYELKKSSTPLIQYDSSHKTWYWTKDVSMVIAQATDYLQKSKENAISYTKAIKEETETESEEGIDVNIINPRVIIVAGSTKELNTTKKLNHFKNLRESLKDIEFVLYDELLERLKNLLDKIKIK from the coding sequence ATGAAAGAACAATTCCAAGAAACTAAAAAGTTAATCCTCTTCGAAGAAAAAGTTGGAGATAAAAAAGTCGTATATCGTCAACACAAAGAAGATGAAGAAAAGGAATTCGTTAAAATCTATGAACAAAAAGGAAAAGATTATTTTTTCGACTACGATGGACAAACTATAAAACAAATTGAATTAAGAGATTTTGAAGAAATTCCTTATCTGTTTAGTTCATTTGGTTATGGATTTAGTGACAATACTGTAAACAGTTTTTTTAGGTATCAATTCGATGATAAGCGAATAAATAAAATCATAATATCTGAAGAAATTGAGTCTAAAAAAGTTAGAAAAACCCTTTTTCTAAATCTAAATGACCTTTCGGCATTAATTTCAAGTACAAATCAAGAACAAAGAGCTTGTAATGACACTAAAAAAATTCTAATTAAAAATTTTTTAGTGGATATATTTCCTGAAATCGCTTTTGACTATAAAGAGACAAATAATAACAAAAAACTGATTTTAAGAAACCTTAATCAAAAACTAATTGACCAACTAACAGCTGATGACATTGAAAAAATTGGGGATTTTTATGTTGATGCTTCGAAAAAATATAAAAGAGCAGATTTAGTCAAAAGAATGACATTTGGTCTTCAAAAAAATGCTCAAATCTTAACACTTCAAGAAATCATTGCTAAATATGAATCTTTGTTAAAGGAAAATCCACCAGAAAGTTCTTGGCAGAAATTTTTTGATGAATACATTACACTTTTTGACACACGATACGCACATAAAATCAACTATAAAAATATTGCTACAGGAATAACAAAATATCCTGATTTGGTTTTGGTTGATATTTATGGATACATTGACTTTTATGAACTTAAAAAAAGTAGTACGCCTTTAATTCAATACGATTCAAGTCATAAAACTTGGTATTGGACAAAAGATGTTTCTATGGTAATCGCACAAGCAACTGATTATTTACAAAAATCAAAGGAAAATGCAATTAGCTATACAAAAGCAATTAAGGAAGAAACTGAAACAGAAAGTGAAGAAGGAATTGATGTTAACATCATTAATCCAAGAGTAATAATTGTAGCAGGTTCAACAAAAGAGCTGAATACAACGAAAAAGCTTAATCACTTTAAAAACCTTCGAGAAAGTCTAAAAGACATTGAATTTGTATTATACGATGAACTTCTCGAAAGACTAAAGAATTTACTGGACAAAATAAAAATTAAATAA
- a CDS encoding restriction system modified-DNA reader domain-containing protein: MTYKEVPDITLKMIINAGIIKSGTKVYSSPNNEIIGTLDKEGAITFEIDNEIKTFPFPSGAGRAITKTSINGWKYWRILDNGVYNDLSYYKEKFKRMESQR, translated from the coding sequence ATGACATACAAAGAAGTACCAGACATAACCTTAAAAATGATTATAAACGCAGGAATTATTAAAAGTGGAACCAAAGTCTATTCATCACCTAATAATGAAATAATTGGCACTTTAGACAAGGAAGGAGCCATAACATTCGAAATCGATAACGAAATAAAAACTTTTCCTTTTCCAAGCGGAGCTGGAAGAGCGATAACGAAAACAAGTATAAACGGATGGAAATACTGGAGAATTTTAGACAACGGAGTTTATAATGATTTGAGTTATTATAAGGAAAAATTTAAGCGGATGGAGAGCCAACGCTAA
- a CDS encoding N-6 DNA methylase, translating to MAKVTYNERSWAIDVISAIEVFLANKSWHFKGAGGESTISNNKKSLFPDVLLFKDQTKDIIVQGWELKMPDTQINDAELISNAIKKAQILKRDSFLLWNVKSAVLYVRNGENFEIHKSWNDININSRLEVKPNEQLWKELLYEILADLNNFFESGEIPEVTSQEILSIDEVIDVVLENTNNTADTLKARARTNRQLDAEINLWWNSSSSEYGFSSTQTEHKLATLSMVVLTDWVFKIIFAHILKRHFNEAKEIETIERSTSIVDAMEILTSISQKCNFWNIFSPNLGQQYISETAWSELTELNQFLSTVNIEAIEIEILHQLLQSTIATAKRKVAGQFSTPKKLADLLTRLTIDDKTKIVIDPCCGTGTIIKQAYELKEEYEINPNEILNTIWASDKHSFPIQLSTLSMAKPSNIGRIINVFNSDVIELNQGETIQFRNPNNGELVEKEFPTVDYVVSNLPFIKSKEMKVLNPHIVDINDWIKEEADTTDTLSGKSDIFAYIPFYLHQFLSENGKIGLILSNAWLGTDYGEIFLELFQKFFKIELVVISGKGKWFDNADVVTTILVASKKDPQTPTSNDSEISFCTLKNKLEEIDDIRTLSDNIIVNVESENLTINRYSIAQINSFEDFGIPWSGYFSNLIWVENVRDSFINTSDIFHFTRGERRGWNPMFYPASGHNIEEEYIKPVLKHLRDTTNLECVPNAEAFCCSRSIEELENLGHNGAIAWIRSFENQRNGTNRPLPEVLAKPNMNWYEMSTENMADFVANVNYDKSLFIAKFENRSFIDQRMIGFSIRDEYQEENKTLFLALLNSTASLFLIESFGFGRGLGALDLRATKFERDFKILNPNILSQEEKNQIAELFSPIMQRNRLPLVQELESEDRIAFENALMEIYGISEYYEPIKNSLKQLYRIRFAVKD from the coding sequence ATGGCGAAAGTTACGTATAATGAAAGAAGTTGGGCTATTGACGTTATTAGTGCAATCGAAGTTTTCTTGGCAAATAAAAGTTGGCATTTCAAAGGTGCTGGTGGTGAAAGCACTATAAGCAATAATAAAAAAAGCCTTTTTCCTGACGTTTTACTTTTTAAAGACCAGACAAAAGATATAATTGTACAAGGTTGGGAATTAAAAATGCCTGACACCCAAATAAATGATGCAGAACTAATAAGTAATGCAATCAAGAAAGCTCAAATTTTAAAAAGAGATAGTTTTCTTTTATGGAATGTAAAAAGTGCTGTGCTTTACGTAAGAAATGGGGAAAACTTTGAAATTCATAAAAGTTGGAATGATATTAATATCAATTCTCGATTAGAGGTAAAACCTAACGAACAACTCTGGAAAGAATTGTTGTATGAAATTCTTGCAGACCTTAATAACTTTTTTGAATCGGGAGAAATCCCAGAAGTTACTTCTCAAGAAATTTTGTCTATTGATGAAGTAATAGATGTTGTCTTAGAAAACACCAACAATACTGCTGACACACTAAAAGCAAGAGCTAGAACCAATCGGCAATTAGATGCAGAAATTAATCTTTGGTGGAATTCATCCTCAAGTGAATATGGTTTTTCTTCAACTCAAACTGAACATAAACTAGCTACTTTGTCAATGGTAGTTTTGACAGATTGGGTTTTCAAAATAATTTTTGCACATATACTAAAAAGGCATTTTAACGAAGCAAAAGAAATTGAAACTATAGAAAGGTCAACTTCAATAGTTGATGCAATGGAAATCCTAACGTCTATTTCTCAAAAATGTAATTTCTGGAATATTTTCAGTCCAAACCTTGGTCAGCAATATATTTCTGAAACAGCTTGGAGCGAATTGACAGAATTGAATCAATTCCTTTCAACTGTAAATATTGAGGCTATTGAAATTGAAATTCTTCATCAATTACTTCAAAGTACTATCGCAACGGCTAAAAGAAAGGTAGCAGGTCAATTTTCGACACCTAAAAAATTAGCGGATTTATTAACTCGCCTGACCATTGATGACAAAACAAAAATAGTAATTGACCCTTGTTGCGGAACAGGTACAATTATAAAACAAGCCTATGAATTAAAAGAAGAATACGAAATAAACCCTAATGAGATTCTTAATACCATTTGGGCATCTGATAAACATTCGTTTCCTATTCAACTTTCTACCTTGTCAATGGCTAAACCCTCAAATATTGGCAGAATAATAAATGTTTTTAACTCTGATGTAATTGAACTAAATCAAGGAGAAACAATACAATTTAGAAATCCAAATAATGGGGAACTAGTTGAAAAGGAATTCCCAACCGTAGATTATGTTGTTTCCAATTTACCATTTATTAAGAGTAAGGAAATGAAAGTCTTGAATCCACATATAGTTGATATAAATGATTGGATAAAAGAAGAAGCAGATACAACGGACACATTAAGTGGAAAAAGCGATATTTTCGCATACATCCCTTTCTATCTTCATCAATTTTTATCCGAAAATGGTAAAATTGGTCTTATTTTATCAAATGCTTGGTTGGGTACCGATTATGGAGAAATATTTTTAGAGCTTTTCCAAAAATTCTTCAAAATTGAATTAGTAGTAATCTCTGGTAAAGGGAAATGGTTTGATAATGCAGATGTTGTAACAACAATTTTAGTTGCGTCAAAAAAAGACCCGCAAACACCTACCTCGAATGATAGTGAAATCTCATTTTGTACTTTAAAGAATAAGCTAGAAGAAATTGATGACATCAGGACTTTAAGTGACAATATAATTGTCAATGTTGAATCTGAAAATTTAACCATTAATAGATATTCAATTGCACAAATAAATTCTTTTGAAGATTTTGGGATTCCTTGGTCAGGCTATTTTTCTAATCTAATTTGGGTGGAAAATGTTAGAGACAGTTTTATTAATACTAGTGATATTTTCCATTTTACGCGAGGTGAAAGGCGTGGTTGGAATCCTATGTTTTATCCTGCATCAGGTCACAATATAGAGGAAGAATATATTAAGCCAGTCCTTAAACATTTGAGAGATACCACCAATTTAGAATGCGTTCCAAACGCTGAAGCATTTTGTTGTTCACGTAGTATTGAGGAACTTGAAAATTTAGGACACAATGGTGCTATTGCTTGGATTAGGTCATTTGAAAACCAACGAAATGGGACGAATAGACCTTTACCTGAAGTTTTAGCAAAACCAAATATGAATTGGTATGAAATGTCAACCGAAAATATGGCTGACTTTGTAGCTAATGTAAATTATGACAAAAGCCTTTTCATCGCAAAATTTGAAAATCGTTCATTTATAGACCAAAGAATGATTGGCTTTTCAATAAGAGACGAGTACCAAGAGGAAAACAAAACATTATTCTTAGCACTTTTAAATAGTACTGCAAGTCTGTTCTTGATTGAAAGTTTTGGTTTTGGTCGTGGCTTGGGCGCATTGGATTTACGAGCAACGAAATTTGAAAGAGACTTTAAAATTCTTAACCCAAATATTTTATCACAAGAGGAAAAAAACCAAATAGCGGAATTGTTTAGCCCAATTATGCAACGTAACAGATTACCATTGGTACAAGAATTGGAATCAGAAGATAGAATTGCTTTTGAGAACGCATTAATGGAAATATATGGGATTTCTGAATATTACGAACCCATTAAAAATTCTTTGAAACAATTGTATCGAATTCGTTTTGCCGTTAAAGATTAA
- a CDS encoding DNA-methyltransferase → MPNNLNKYLNKVIQGDCLEEMKGIPSKSIDMILCDLPYGTTQNKWDSVIDLDKLWTEYYRIIKDNGAIVLTSQGVFTAKLILSNEKHFKYKIVWIKSKATNFLNAKKQPLRKHEDICVFYKKQPNYNPQMTEGEAYDKGFRKDQLTGSYGDFKSNHVKSNGNRYPTDVIAYEEQSIEDFVYVKTAESEGTVYHPTQKPIELGRYLIRTFTQPGDVVLDNACGSGSFLLSAILENRNFIGIEKNEDVLLHKVKEVDYIKICTDRIQETLKSKEIEKSTLRLFNEPIAKYHTLNYNTKVLNGESYV, encoded by the coding sequence ATGCCAAACAATTTAAATAAATACTTAAATAAAGTAATTCAAGGCGATTGCCTTGAAGAAATGAAGGGAATTCCAAGTAAAAGTATCGATATGATTTTATGCGATTTACCTTATGGAACAACTCAAAACAAATGGGATTCAGTTATCGACCTCGATAAGCTTTGGACTGAATATTACAGAATAATTAAAGACAACGGGGCAATAGTATTAACATCTCAGGGTGTTTTTACAGCAAAATTGATTTTAAGTAATGAAAAGCATTTCAAATACAAAATTGTTTGGATAAAATCAAAAGCAACAAACTTCTTAAACGCAAAAAAACAACCATTGAGAAAGCACGAAGATATTTGTGTTTTCTATAAAAAACAGCCGAACTATAATCCTCAAATGACAGAGGGTGAAGCATATGACAAGGGATTCAGAAAAGACCAACTTACAGGTAGTTATGGAGACTTTAAGTCTAATCACGTGAAAAGTAATGGCAATAGATATCCAACAGACGTGATTGCTTATGAAGAACAATCTATTGAAGATTTTGTCTATGTTAAAACAGCAGAATCAGAAGGAACTGTTTATCATCCGACTCAAAAGCCAATTGAATTAGGCAGATATTTAATTAGAACATTTACACAACCTGGAGACGTTGTACTTGACAATGCTTGTGGTAGTGGTAGTTTTTTGCTTTCTGCTATCCTTGAAAATAGAAATTTCATTGGAATAGAAAAAAATGAAGATGTCCTTTTGCACAAAGTCAAAGAGGTAGATTATATTAAAATTTGTACTGATAGAATTCAAGAAACTTTGAAGAGTAAAGAAATTGAAAAATCTACATTACGTTTATTTAATGAACCAATAGCAAAATATCATACGTTAAACTATAACACAAAAGTTCTCAATGGCGAAAGTTACGTATAA
- a CDS encoding helix-turn-helix domain-containing protein encodes MKQSFGEYIRHLRTKKELTLTQLGAKLDLDSANLSKIENGKRDFDEKRLTLLAQVFDLNLEELKTEFFGDLFAKKLYESSSSTDALIVAEKKVKYLRQINAKQESLKL; translated from the coding sequence ATGAAACAATCCTTCGGTGAATACATCAGACATTTGCGGACAAAGAAAGAACTTACTTTAACCCAACTCGGAGCAAAACTTGATTTAGATTCTGCTAATTTGAGCAAGATTGAAAACGGTAAAAGAGATTTTGACGAAAAACGTTTAACTCTACTCGCTCAAGTTTTTGATTTGAATTTAGAAGAACTCAAGACAGAATTTTTTGGCGACCTATTTGCAAAAAAACTTTACGAAAGTAGTTCTTCAACAGATGCTTTGATAGTTGCCGAAAAAAAAGTCAAATACCTACGTCAGATTAATGCTAAACAAGAAAGTCTCAAACTTTAA
- a CDS encoding PaaI family thioesterase has product MIEKNIGFIKQIIEEGIPVHKFLGLKLLELEKGFVKVKVPFRDEIVGDMRTNRWHGGIIATIMDSVGGIAGSTHFTSLEDKLVTIDLRIDYLKGAEASEIIVEGKIVRLGNRILVTKMKAFQNDELIAEGKGVYNFIRINKSTEK; this is encoded by the coding sequence ATGATAGAAAAAAACATAGGATTTATTAAACAAATAATTGAAGAAGGTATTCCAGTTCATAAATTTTTAGGACTAAAATTATTGGAACTTGAAAAAGGGTTTGTAAAAGTTAAAGTTCCCTTTAGAGATGAAATTGTTGGAGATATGAGAACAAACAGGTGGCACGGAGGAATTATTGCTACAATAATGGACTCTGTTGGTGGTATTGCAGGAAGCACTCACTTTACGTCATTGGAAGATAAATTAGTAACTATTGATTTAAGAATAGATTATTTAAAAGGTGCTGAAGCATCTGAAATAATTGTGGAAGGTAAAATAGTTAGGTTAGGTAATAGAATACTTGTAACGAAAATGAAAGCCTTTCAGAATGATGAATTAATTGCAGAAGGAAAAGGCGTATATAATTTCATACGAATTAACAAATCAACGGAAAAATAG
- a CDS encoding helicase associated domain-containing protein: MESIGFKWVMTRTPNNYRVVDDWLDKLALLEDYKKEFGDCNVSQNNKNPKYKGLGKWLNDQRFNYKKKRKILTKERIELLEDLGVVWDMDVYKFDQKILELLEYKKTHGNFEVPSNYKPNKNFGNYIYRIRTKGLKEDWKIKKLQDIGFFEIGTRTKKEKEGHVTQNWYNNLEKLKKLSNPNLPKDSKEYPKLAKWLHNQKRTFRYGRLKDEQIKELKKLNVKLPAKSKKRKKWEEYIEIIELFREEYGDKKITSEFDKELYEWINQQRANYKHKSLRLEKVEKLKELNILQTE; this comes from the coding sequence TTGGAAAGCATTGGTTTTAAATGGGTAATGACACGTACACCAAATAATTACAGAGTTGTAGATGATTGGTTAGACAAACTTGCATTACTAGAAGACTATAAAAAAGAATTCGGAGATTGTAACGTTTCTCAAAATAACAAAAACCCAAAATACAAAGGACTCGGAAAGTGGCTTAATGACCAAAGGTTCAACTATAAGAAAAAAAGAAAAATCCTAACAAAGGAGAGAATCGAACTTCTTGAAGACCTTGGTGTAGTATGGGATATGGATGTTTACAAATTTGACCAAAAAATATTAGAATTATTAGAATACAAAAAGACACACGGAAATTTTGAAGTTCCTTCTAACTACAAACCAAACAAGAATTTTGGGAATTATATTTATAGAATAAGAACGAAAGGTCTTAAAGAAGATTGGAAAATCAAAAAACTACAAGACATAGGATTCTTCGAAATTGGTACTCGAACTAAAAAGGAAAAAGAGGGGCACGTTACTCAAAATTGGTATAATAATCTTGAAAAGCTGAAAAAACTATCGAATCCTAATTTGCCAAAAGACAGTAAAGAATATCCCAAACTTGCTAAATGGTTGCATAATCAAAAAAGAACTTTTAGATATGGCAGATTGAAAGATGAACAAATAAAAGAGTTGAAAAAACTAAATGTAAAACTTCCTGCAAAAAGTAAAAAAAGAAAAAAATGGGAAGAATATATTGAAATTATTGAGTTATTCAGAGAGGAATATGGAGACAAAAAAATAACATCTGAATTTGATAAAGAACTTTACGAATGGATAAACCAACAGAGAGCAAATTATAAACACAAGAGTTTGAGACTTGAAAAAGTAGAAAAATTAAAGGAATTGAATATCTTACAAACTGAATAA